In Mycobacterium branderi, the DNA window GTCGAGCCCGGCGCCGCAACATATTCCGTTGATGGCGGCCAGCACCGGCTTTGCCATCGCGCGAAACGGCGGTGTGCCCTCCTGCGGCGCCTCCCACTGTTCGTAGGTCGACAGATACGGCCGTTCGTTGATCACCTTTCCGTCACCGGGTATGGCTTTGACGTCCGCGCCGGTGCAGAACGCCCGTCCGGTGCCGGTCACGATGAGAAGCCAGATGTTGTCGTCGTTTTCGGCCTCGTGGTAGGCGGCGCGCAACTCGGTGATCATGTGCGGGCTGAGCGCGTTGAGGGCGTCCGGGCGGTTCAAGGTGATCGTGGCCTTGTGCCCGTCGACCTCATACTTGATGGTGTCGAACGACATGGTCTTCCCTTCGTCAGCGCCCACGAAAATCGGGCTCCCGGCGTTCCCGAAACGCGGCCAGGCCTTCTTTGAAATCACCGGTGCGACAGGACAGCTCGAGGTTGAAAAGTTCCTGCGTCATCGACTGGCTCAGCGTCGCGTGCTGACCGTAGTGGATGGCCTGCTTGGCCAGCCCGATCGCCACCGTGGGCCCGGATGCCAACCGCGCCACCAACTCTTCGGCTGTTGCGTCGAGGTCCGCCGGGCTGACGGCGCGGTAAATCAAGCCCCAGTCGGCGGCGTCCTCGGCGCCGACTTGCTCACCGAGCAGCAGCATCTGCTTGGCTCGGGTCAACCCGACCAACCGCGGCAGCAGCCAGCTGGAGCCCGAATCCAGGCTGAAGCCACGGGCCAAAAACGGCTCCCAGAACAGCGCATCCGACGCGGCCACCGTGAAGTCGGCGGCCAACGCCAGATTGCAGCCCAGGCCGACGGCCCATCCCCGCACGGCGCATACCACCGGCAGCTGGATGCTGTGGAGGAGTTCGATAACCCGGTGGGCGGCGTGGGGGATACGACGGACCAGATCGCCGGTGCGTGGTCGTTGGCCGGCTTCGTTGGTGGCGACCCAATCAGCCCCTGCGCAGAAGTGGTCGCCCGCGCCGCGAATGAGGATGGCGCGCAACGAG includes these proteins:
- a CDS encoding enoyl-CoA hydratase/isomerase family protein, which produces MSQELHPTADDGSLTVRRDGPVLRLTLDRPSRRNALSHSMINAFVHSLTDAATDDSLRAILIRGAGDHFCAGADWVATNEAGQRPRTGDLVRRIPHAAHRVIELLHSIQLPVVCAVRGWAVGLGCNLALAADFTVAASDALFWEPFLARGFSLDSGSSWLLPRLVGLTRAKQMLLLGEQVGAEDAADWGLIYRAVSPADLDATAEELVARLASGPTVAIGLAKQAIHYGQHATLSQSMTQELFNLELSCRTGDFKEGLAAFRERREPDFRGR